Proteins from a genomic interval of Candidatus Zixiibacteriota bacterium:
- a CDS encoding T9SS type A sorting domain-containing protein, whose product MYFPKRKLVFTWLLCIALSGSAAATDVTLRLVDQHGGLIEATWFYIDATVVLQEGVVTLSEGTYTLTVYAGLDGNQRSKLRRNESVDIAGAAQTIELVWPTATFTIDILNQDQVPISGSTGRLYDITNANPMPFSVVLPVTEDPDHPNISGDFATGYRVYLYPGVNGVASNQLNRHEWDNELPIGDVSYDFVWPTAEFKFDIVDQNHTSIPGSTGRLYKVTDSEPLPASAVLPVTEDPDYPNISGDFATGYRVYLYPGVNGVASNQLYRHEGSNELPVGDVSYDFLWRTAEFELDIVDQNQTSIPGSTGRLYNVTNSEPLPSSIVLPVTEDPDFPNIGGDFATGYRVYLYPGVNGIASNQLYRHEGNNELPVGDVSYDFLWPTATFEYDIVDQYGVHIPGSVGRLYNVTVSDPLPASVVLPVTEDPDHPNINGDFATGYRVYLYPGLNGSHSSALYRHEWDNELPVGDVSYDFVWPTATVEFDLLDQDGDAIPGSQGYVYIITNASLLPHTAVLPVTEDPGLPNINGDWSDGYRFKLFPGINGNVSNDLLRNEWDNELTIDGLNIDFEWMTLNCCVGLVDATEEFIPGSFIGDFGGTYHDCDMVTFPSTAEALYPTMTGDYMNGYPISLYPGGTLAGTATFEVTDVLDFAPTFVTLGGSDYGLRSVPSVVGQVMADCPAPGSGLLGVTVDVFSVSTGDLVATAVTDQEGYYQVDGLKAGEYALSIVVPLGYNAAAAEIVITFENCLTVHADFNLSCIEIIANPRAGGFWKHQVGVALGGNGNAQIDGATLCEYLDIIEQRFNSNEINQVIIYDPPPSGECLDKLLVVRSLLNLKGKQDMVVRARQQLMALLLNVAADYISLTEIVSNDDATLSQAITYCDNLIDDPNGDHVRAKTICEAINTNQPVGIGLIDLSTFNVAYKQAPHTFSLLQNYPNPFNPTTTIAFSVEERTNYKLKIYNVTGQVVCLFTGVAEAGDNNIVWDASSKGSGAYFYRLETAAFTDSKKMILLK is encoded by the coding sequence ATGTATTTTCCGAAAAGAAAACTCGTTTTCACCTGGCTATTATGTATAGCTTTGAGTGGAAGTGCGGCCGCCACCGACGTAACGCTTCGATTGGTCGACCAGCACGGTGGCCTCATCGAGGCAACCTGGTTTTACATTGACGCAACGGTGGTGTTGCAGGAGGGTGTGGTAACTCTCTCCGAAGGGACATATACTTTAACTGTTTATGCCGGTCTCGACGGCAATCAACGGTCGAAGTTACGCCGCAACGAATCTGTGGACATAGCTGGAGCAGCACAGACAATCGAGTTGGTCTGGCCGACGGCTACTTTCACCATCGACATATTGAATCAGGACCAGGTTCCTATCTCAGGTTCAACGGGACGGCTATATGACATCACAAATGCCAACCCGATGCCCTTTTCGGTGGTGTTGCCGGTCACCGAGGACCCAGACCATCCCAACATCAGCGGCGACTTCGCCACCGGGTACCGGGTTTATCTCTACCCGGGAGTCAATGGAGTAGCTTCCAACCAGCTCAATCGTCACGAATGGGATAACGAACTGCCGATTGGCGACGTCAGTTATGACTTCGTCTGGCCGACCGCTGAGTTCAAATTCGATATTGTCGACCAAAACCATACGTCTATCCCCGGCTCAACCGGGCGACTGTATAAAGTCACAGATTCCGAACCCTTGCCCGCCTCGGCGGTGCTACCGGTCACCGAGGACCCAGACTATCCCAACATCAGCGGCGACTTCGCGACCGGGTACCGGGTTTATCTCTACCCGGGAGTCAATGGAGTTGCTTCCAACCAGCTCTACCGACACGAAGGGAGTAACGAACTGCCGGTTGGCGACGTCAGTTATGACTTCCTCTGGAGGACGGCTGAGTTCGAGCTCGACATCGTCGACCAAAACCAAACGTCTATCCCCGGCTCAACAGGGCGACTGTATAATGTGACGAACTCTGAACCCTTACCCTCCTCAATCGTTTTGCCCGTGACCGAGGATCCGGATTTCCCCAACATCGGCGGCGACTTCGCGACCGGGTACCGGGTTTATCTCTACCCGGGAGTGAATGGGATTGCTTCCAACCAGCTCTACCGACACGAAGGGAATAACGAACTGCCGGTTGGCGACGTCAGTTATGACTTCCTCTGGCCGACGGCTACGTTTGAGTATGATATTGTGGATCAGTATGGAGTACATATCCCCGGCTCAGTTGGACGGCTATATAATGTCACGGTCTCTGATCCCTTGCCCGCTTCAGTTGTGTTGCCGGTCACCGAGGACCCGGACCATCCCAACATTAACGGCGACTTCGCCACCGGGTATCGGGTGTACCTCTATCCCGGTCTCAATGGAAGCCACTCGAGTGCGCTCTACCGACACGAATGGGATAACGAACTGCCAGTTGGCGACGTCAGTTATGACTTCGTCTGGCCGACGGCGACAGTAGAATTCGATCTGCTCGACCAAGACGGTGACGCTATCCCGGGATCGCAGGGGTATGTGTACATTATCACCAATGCCAGTCTTCTTCCGCATACGGCAGTCTTGCCGGTGACCGAAGACCCTGGTTTGCCCAACATCAACGGTGATTGGTCCGACGGCTATAGATTCAAACTCTTCCCAGGCATCAACGGCAATGTATCCAATGACCTGTTGCGCAATGAATGGGACAACGAACTGACCATTGACGGCCTGAACATTGACTTCGAATGGATGACGCTGAATTGCTGCGTTGGCCTGGTCGATGCCACCGAAGAGTTTATTCCCGGCTCATTCATCGGTGATTTCGGAGGAACCTACCACGACTGTGATATGGTGACATTCCCCTCAACCGCTGAGGCACTCTATCCGACGATGACGGGAGACTATATGAACGGTTATCCGATCAGCCTCTACCCCGGAGGGACTCTTGCAGGCACGGCCACCTTTGAAGTCACCGATGTTCTCGACTTCGCACCGACATTCGTGACCCTGGGTGGCTCCGACTATGGCTTGCGTAGTGTCCCGTCAGTGGTTGGTCAGGTGATGGCCGATTGTCCTGCACCTGGTAGCGGACTGCTGGGGGTGACGGTTGATGTCTTTTCTGTCAGCACCGGCGACCTGGTCGCGACGGCGGTGACCGACCAGGAAGGCTATTACCAGGTAGATGGATTGAAGGCAGGTGAGTATGCCCTATCTATAGTGGTGCCGCTCGGCTATAATGCCGCTGCCGCTGAAATTGTCATTACCTTCGAGAACTGCCTTACTGTCCACGCCGACTTCAACCTCTCCTGCATAGAGATCATCGCCAATCCTCGTGCTGGCGGTTTCTGGAAGCATCAGGTGGGCGTGGCTCTGGGAGGGAACGGGAACGCCCAGATCGACGGTGCCACCTTGTGCGAGTATCTTGATATCATCGAGCAGCGTTTCAACAGCAACGAGATCAACCAGGTGATCATATACGATCCGCCCCCGTCCGGGGAATGTCTCGACAAACTGCTGGTAGTCAGAAGCCTGCTGAACCTCAAAGGCAAACAGGACATGGTCGTACGCGCCAGACAGCAACTGATGGCTCTCTTGCTCAACGTTGCTGCCGACTATATCAGCCTGACCGAGATCGTTAGCAATGACGATGCAACATTGTCCCAGGCCATTACCTACTGTGACAACCTCATCGACGATCCCAACGGGGACCACGTGAGGGCCAAGACGATCTGTGAAGCTATTAACACCAATCAGCCGGTTGGTATCGGCCTGATTGACCTGTCGACCTTCAACGTCGCCTACAAACAGGCGCCGCACACTTTCTCGCTATTACAGAACTACCCTAACCCGTTCAACCCGACAACGACGATTGCATTCAGCGTGGAGGAACGGACAAACTATAAACTGAAGATCTACAATGTGACAGGTCAAGTAGTGTGTCTATTTACCGGTGTAGCTGAAGCCGGCGATAACAATATCGTGTGGGATGCCTCGTCCAAAGGCAGCGGCGCGTACTTCTACCGCCTGGAAACTGCGGCATTCACCGACAGCAAAAAAATGATTCTGTTAAAATAG